GTCGGATCAGGTGGAGTTCGTGAAGGTGGCGATGCAGCCCGGCATGCCGCAGGGCGCGGGCACCGTCAACGGCGTCCCGATCGTCACGCTGCCCGGCAACCCGGTCAGCGCCCTGGTCTCATTCGAGGTGTTCGTCCGGGCGCCGCTGCGTGCCGCAATGGGCCACGCCGCGCCGGACCGCCCGCGGCGCACGGCCCAGCTGACCGAGGATCTGACCTCGCCGCGCGGAAAGCGGCAGTTCCGGCGGGGTGTGCTGACCGAGGATTCGGTGAGCAGCTACGGTCCCCCGGCCTCGCATCATCTGCGCTGGCTCGCCTCGGCGAACTGTCTGCTGGAGATCGCCGAGGACGTCACCGAACTCCCGGCCGGGTCGGCGGTCCCGGTCTGGGACCTGACCTAGCAATCGCGACGCCACCCGCACGTAGAATCCTCCCGATGGCCAGACGCCCCGACCTCCAGCAGTCCGGACCAGAACGCCTTGTGGCCCTGGTGCGGTCCAGTGTTCCGCCGATGCACTCGGCGGGCCTACCGTTCGTCGGCGCCAGCCTCGCCGTGGCGGCCCTGGGCCGCAAGCACCGCTGGTTGCGCCGGGCCGGCCTGCTGGCCGCCGGGGCGAACGCCGCGTTCTTCCGCCACCCGCCCCGGGTGGCGCCGACCCGGCCCGGCGTGGTGGTCGCCCCCGCGGACGGCCTGGTGTGCCTGATCGAGGACGCCGTTCCGCCGGCCGAGCTGGGTCTGCCCGATACGCCGCGGCCGCGGATCAGCATCTTCCTGTCGGTGCTCGACGCACACGTGCAGCGGGCGCCGATCGGCGGTGACGTGGTGGCCGTGCAGCACCGTCCCGGACGCTTCCACTCGGCCGAGCTCGAAGCGGCGAGCGAGCACAACGAGCGCAACAGCGTCGTCATCCGCACCCCCGAGGGCGCCGAGGTGATCGCCGTCCAGATCGCCGGGCTCATCGCGCGGCGCATCGTGTGCAACGCGCACGTCGGCGACAAGCTCGACATCGGCGAGACCTACGGGTTGATCCGGTTCGGCTCCCGGCTGGACACGTATCTGCCCGCTGGTTCGAAACTGCTCGTCACCCGGGGCCAGCGGACGCTGGCCGGAGAAACCGTCCTGGCGGAGTTGCCATGATCAAGCCGCGCATGAGGCCCCCGTCGTTGATCAAGGGCCGCATGAAGCCGCCACCCTTCAGCGTGCGAATGCTGCCGAGCGCGATGACGGTGGCCGCCATCTGCCTGGGCTTGTCGTCGGTCAAGATGGCGCTCGACGGCCGGCCCACCGAGTCCATGGCGTTTCTCGCGGTCGCGGCGATCCTCGATGCGCTCGACGGCCGGGTGGCCCGGATGCTCAACGCCACCTCCAAGATGGGCGAGGAGATCGACTCGCTGGCCGATGCGGTGAACTTCGGTGTCGCACCGGCATTCATCGTCTACGGCACCCTGCTGTCGCATTCGCGGATCGGCTGGATCGTGGTGCTGCTGTACGCGGTGTGCATCGTGTTGCGGCTCGCCCGGTTCAACGCGCTGCTCGACGTGGATCAGCCCGCATACGAGAAGGAGTACTTCGTCGGGATGCCCGCCCCGGCGGGCGCCATCGGGGCGATCGGCCTGTTGGCAGCCAAGATGCAGTTCGGCGAAGGCTGGTGGACCAGCGAATGGGCGGTGTCGATCTGGATGATCGGCGTCTCGCTGCTGGTGGTCAGCCGCATCCCGATGCGCAAGATCCACACCTTCTCGGTGCCGCCGAACATGGTGGCGCCCTTGCTGGCGCTGGTCGCGATCGGCGTGGCAGCGTCCGTCTTCTACGGCTACATCGTCATCATGGTGATCATCGTGGCCTACGTGATTCACATCCCGTTCGCGGTGCGCACCAAGAAGTGGGTGGCCAGCCACCCCGAATCATGGGACGACAAACCGCAACAGCGCCGTGCGACGCGGCGCGCGATTCGCCGGGCACAGCCGCACCGGCGGTCGATGGCGCGTCTGGGGCTGCGGAAGCCGGGTCGCTGACATGTCGCAGCTCGAGGTTGATGAGGATCATGCGCTCGGGCATCTGCGCCTGACAGCCCGGCTGAACACCTCCGCACTCGACTCACGTCGCGGGGTGGTCCGGTTACACCCGGAGGCGATCGCTGCCCTGGGACTCCGCGAATGGGACGCGGTCTCGCTGACCGGTTCTCGGACCACCGCCGCCGTCGTCGGCGTCGCGCCCGGCGGTACCCCGACCGGAACGGCCCTGCTCGATGACGTCACCTTGTCGAATGCCGGGGTGCGGGAAACCGCCACGGTGATCGTGGCGCCGGTGACGGTGTACGGCGCCAGGGCGGTGACGGTTTCCGGTTCCAAGCTGGCGACCGACTCGATCTCGTCGGCGACGCTGCGGCAGGCCCTGCTGGGCAAGGTCATGACGGTCGGCGACACGGTGTCGCTGCTGCCCCGCGATCTCGGGCCGGGCACCTCGACGTCGGCCGCCACCGCGGCGCTGGCGTCGTCGGTGGGCATCACCTGGACCTCCGAGCTGCTGACGGTGACCGGCGTCGATCCGGCCGGACCCGTGAGCATTCAACCCAATTCGGTGGTGTCGTGGGGATCCGGGCTCGAGCCGAGCACGTCGGACTCCACCGGCGCCCATACGATCAGCCCCGCACGGGCCGAGCCGGCGGTGAGCTTCGACGACCTCAAGGGCTCCCATACCCAGGCCGGGAAACTGACCGAATGGCTCAAGCTCTCCCTCGACGAGCCTCAGCTCCTCGAAACCCTTGGCGCCAAACCGAATCTCGGTGTCCTGGTCACGGGGCCGGCCGGCGTCGGCAAGGCCACCATGGTCCGGACGGTGTGCGCCGAGCGGCGGCTGGTGGAGCTCGACGGGCCGGAAGTGGGGGCGCTGGCCGCCGACGATCGGTTGAGCCGGGTGTCGGACGCGGTCGCGTCGGTCCGCGACGGCGGCGGGGTGCTGCTGATCTCCGACGTCGACGCCTTGTTGCCGGCGACCGCCGCGGACCGGACCCCTGAACCGGTGGCCGCCCTGATCATCGCCGAACTGCGGGAGGCCGTGGCCACGCGCGGCGTCGCGTTCGTCGCCACCTCGGCCGTACCCATCGGGGTAGACCCTCGGCTCAGGGCACCGGATCTGTGCGACCGCGAACTCGCCCTGACCCTGCCCGATGCCACCACCCGCAAGGCACTGCTGGAGGTGCTGCTGCGCGGCGTTCCGGCAGCCGAGCTGGATCTCGGCCAGATCGCAGACCGCACACCAGGTTTCGTGGTGGCCGACCTGGCCGCCCTGGTCCGCGAGGGCGCCCTGCGGGCCGCATCGCGGGCCAGTGCCGACGGTAATGAACCGGTGTTGTGGCAGGAGGATCTGACCGGGGCGCTGACCGTGATCCGGCCGTTGTCGAGGTCGGCCGCCGAGGAGGTGTCGGTCGGCTCCGTGACGCTCGACGACGTCGGCGACATGGTCGAGACCAAACAGGCCCTCACCGAAGCGGTGCTGTGGCCGTTGCAGCACCCCGATACGTTCCAGCGGCTCGGCGTGCAGCCGCCGCGTGGCGTATTGCTGTACGGCCCACCCGGGTGCGGGAAGACCTTCCTGGTGCGGGCCCTGGCCAGTTCGGGACGGCTCTCCGTGCATGCCGTCAAAGGCGCTGAGCTGATGGACAAGTGGGTCGGCTCCTCCGAGAAAGCCGTGCGCGAGCTGTTCGCCCGGGCGCGTGACTCGGCCCCGTCGCTGGTGTTCCTCGACGAGATCGACGCGCTGGCGCCGCGCCGCGGGCAGAGTTTCGACTCCGGGGTGACCGATCGCGTGGTGGCGTCCCTGCTGACCGAACTCGACGGCATCGAACCGATGAACGACGTCGTCGTGCTGGGCGCGACCAACCGTCCCGACCTCATCGACCCCGCGCTGCTCCGGCCGGGCCGGTTGGAGAAGCTGGTGTTCGTCGAGCCGCCCGATGCCGATGCGCGACGCGAAATCTTGCGTACCGCAGGTAAATCCATTCCGTTGGCTTCCGACGTCGACCTCGACGCCCTGGCTACCGAGTTGGACGGCTACAGTGCGGCGGACTGTGTGGCGCTACTGCGGGAGGCGGCGCTGACGGCGATGCGCCGGTCGATCGATGCCGCCGATGTCACCGCCGCCGACGTCACCAAAGCGCGCGAAACCGTGCGGCCGTCCTTGGATGCGGCGCAGGTGGAATCGTTGCGGGAGTTCGCAGCCGGGCGCTGAGGTTCGCGGGCTGGTGTACCGCCTCGGCACGCCCTCGCGAGTCACGCGAACCCCAGGCGTCACGGCGTCGAGCCACCACTCGATGTGCCCGCCTATCCGCGACAATCGAGCGACAATCGCCTCCTGAATCGCTTCCGCACCACGGACCCCAATTCGCGCTTCCTCATCCACCCCTGGGACAACTGGAACCTCGACAGTCCCACCAGTCCAATGCCCGACTCCGAGCGACTCTGTCGCTGATAGGTGGGCAAGCCGAAATCGGTTGCAGACGAGGCGAATTGGCATCTACGTGACGCCAGTGAAAGTCACGTCGTGACGGAAGGTGCACCGGGGGTACATGGGGCGATAGTCGCTCGATTGTCGCTGAAAGGCGGGCACACCGACGCCCACTCGCTGCGCCGTGACTGTTGAGACGGGTGTGACGGTCAGCTACTCGGCGATCGCGGCCAACCGATCAAGCGATCCCTGCAGCTTGTCCGCGGTGGTCGCACGGGCGCGCACGAGACGCTTCTCATCCGTGAGCTGCGACCAGTCGTAGGTGTGGGTGACCAGGGTTCGGTTGTCGCCCAACGGTTCCAGCTCCCAGCGCCAGAGGTGACCGGGCGGTTCCTTCCCGACCTCCGACGGCCGCCACGCGATCCGCCGGGCCTCCTCGAACTCCACGACGTGGTTCTCTCGATCGCCGCCCTGGCTGATCGTCATGACGAACACGTCTCCGACCGCACGAACCCGCTGACCGGTCGGCGCTTCGGCCAGATTCTCGTTGCCGTCCCAGCGGGGCTGTTGGGATGGATCCGCGATCATCTCGAAGATGACCTCTGCCGGTGCGGCGATCTCCCGACTGGCTGCGACAACCCTTGGTGCTCCGGCCTTATCATCCATACGCCAGACCATACCCACACATCAACGGGTGCAGACGAGGGGCGAGATGGAGACCTTCACCAGGAGATTCGGAATCGGCCTTTTGGCAATGCTTGCCGCCGTCTGTTGGATATGGGCGGGGTTCGCAGCTATCCAGTTCTCCCTCATCACCGTCATCGTCGCCCTCGGACTGTCGCTGACATGCTTCTATCTGATCTCCGTGTTGCGCGCGTCGAAAGACGTTTCCGTCCAGACATCATTCGACGGCGCAGGAACGGTCATCCGCCCCGATGTCCGTATCACGAAGAACATGCACAGGTTGCTTGTCACCGGAACGCTGTCCATGGGGCTCATGTTTGCCGCGTGGGTCATCGGCGTCCTCTATCTTCCGCTCGGCGATGTCCGGCATGTTTTTCCTATCGCCTTCGGAGCCGCGGCAGTACCCATGGCATGGCTATGGCTCAAAGATTCAACACAGGGCGGTCTGAGTTATCTGTTTCTCGGCCCTGACGGTATTGAATTTGCGGGATTCATTGCGCCGAAGTCGGCAAAATGGGAAGACGTCAAAAGCATCGCTGACAAATTGCCGAACGAAGAACGTTTTTGGAATCCAATGGTCGTCACCCTGAAAAATGGAAAGAATCTGCTGATGGAAGCACCCGGGACATATACGCCAAAAGGAACGGCCCTAATTGAGATGGTCCGCTTCTATTGGCAACATCCCGAGCAGCGGGATGAATTGACCGATGGCCGAGCCTTACAGCATCTCCCGATCCCCCAGACGAACCGGCCCGAACTCTGACGTGCAGATCCTGATTCGCCCACCCTGCTGCGGACAGTTTTGGTGCGTAGACCCGCCTCGGGTCGGTGTTAGGCTCGTTCCGAGCGAGCTGTTCGCACAGCCCTGATCGAAAGCACAGGCCGCCTGTCTACCGAACGGATCTTTGCATGGGTGTTGGAAGTTTCTATTACCTGCAAGGTAATTACGGTTACGGCATTGTCGACCATGCAAATGGCGCGAAATCAAGCATCCCGTGGGCCATGGCCGGAATCGGCACTGACCTCTTGTCGATGGGGCAGCTGGTTGCCACTGACGGCGTCGGTGCGATGGCCAGGTCAGCGGCTAGGTCAGCTACCACCGCCGCCGAGAGAGCCTCAGCCGAGAGCCTCAAGAGCTTCGCCAAGGGGGCTGGGACTCCCATAATAAATGCTGGCCTTGTAGCCCTGACCATGGAAAGTAACCTGTTGGGATTTGGTCGGCCCGAGGACGGAGAAAGGTTCGCCAGAGGCGCAGACCAATTTATGGCGGCGAACGCTTCACTGCTGCAATCTGCGTCCCCTGACGATTGGACAGGGGACGCATCCAACGCCTACGGCAACCGCAACAAAGAACAACAGGCGCGCACAGCCGACATGTACGCCAAGGACATGGCGGTCCAAAAGGTGCTGGCTGAAGAAGCCAACCAAGTCGACAACACGCGCGAATTCGTGTCAAAGCGTCAGACGATACTGAGCGCCGCTATCGCGCCCGCCCTGGCCGCCAAGCTCATACCGTATGGCGGACAGGTGATCTCAACCATGATCGAGATCGCCGCGGTCGCCGGTACGGTCCCGTTCGCTACCCAACGAGTGTCCCTGATGACCGAACATGCCGGCGAGCACGCGCGCGCGATCAGAGGAATCACATCGGGGTACCAATCCATCGCGTCAAATGCCGAGATCCCCGGTGGCGGATTCGGTCCCGCTTAGCCGCTTTGTTCGAGCCCCATACCCGACGGGAGACTGCTCATGACCCAACCGCCACTCACCGTATCCGATCAAATCCGCTCGAAGGCCACGCCTCAGCAGCAAGCTGCAACGCAGATCGAGATGGCCAAATCAGCACCTGACGGAGCTTCCGGCCACGTTTTCCAAACCCACGGCCTCGTGTGCTCGGCCACCGCGTTGGCGTTGCGATCGGCAGAGTCGGCGCGCCGCGAAGCCGCCGGGAAGATGCACCTGATCTCGACCGACCTCGCCGTCAAGCTCAACAAAGCAGCCACCGACTACACCAACACCGACCAGCACGAGGGAGCCAATCTCGACGGCGAGATGCACCCACGCTGAGCATGTCGGTACGTTGCGCTTGAACCGGTTCGGACCCTCACTCCCTCGCGGCGCGCACTGTGGCGAACGTGCAGCTTATGGCGGCGAAAATGCCATGAACACCGTCAAAAGCTGCACGCTCGTCACAGTGTCTGGAATGGGACATCACCCACGTCACTGACAGAAATTCATCGTGCCAACAACTTCCGGATCGCATCGGCCAGGTCTTCTTCCATCCAGGCCGGCAGCTCGGCATCGTTGGCGTGGCGGCGCACCATGGCATAGGGCAGGTCGACGACCGCCCGTGACATCGCGTCCATGGTGCGGGCGTCGTCATCGCCGAAAATCCCGCGGGCCAGTTCGCGGAGCCGCTCGATGAGCGGGGCGTTCATCGCCGCCAGCGTCGCCGTGAAACCCGCATCGGGGGCGCCGTCGAGCAGATCGCTGGGCCGGATGGTCAACAGCAGGCGGGCATCCTCGGGAACCGAACGCGCGAAGTCCACGGCAGCGACGCCCATCGCGAGCGCCGCCTCCACGACGTCGCCCCCGGTGGCCGCCATCGCGCGGGATTGAAACCGTTCCAGCGCCCGCAGCCAAGCCGCGGTCAGCACCCCGTTTCGGTTGCCGAACCGGTGATACAGCGTGCCGGCCGGAGCCCCGCTGGCCTTGGCAATCGCCGCAACGCTTGCCGCCCTTGGCCCTTCGGCGAGCACCAATGCCCGCGTCGCATCCAGAATCGCGTCAGTTTCATGCTTCCGCGGAGGCGCCATGATCTAGTACAGTCCTTCTATATGGAACGTTTACCCTATATCGATGAGCATGCCATAACCGTCGACGCCGACGCTGCCACGACATGGGCCGCCGTCCTGCGCACGATGTGTGGCGACCCCGCCGATCCGCGCGCCCCGTTCGGATTCACGATCGGCGAATGCACGCCACGCCAACGCCTGGCCCTCAAGGGGCGCCACCCGTTCTCGGTCTACGAGTGGGTGTTCGAGCTGGATGACCTGGGCCCGCACCGCACCCAGGTGCGGTCGCAAACCTGGGCAGCCTTTCCAGGCCTGCACGGAAAGATCTACCGCGCCCTGGTGATCGGCTCCGGCGGCCACAAGGTGGCGGTGCGCCAGGTACTGAAACGCATTGCGGGACAACTGCGCCCGCGTCCGGACGTGCTGGCGTGATCCTGAACTGGGGCGCCACCACCGAGGAGCGCAACGCGGCGCTGCCCTGCGACGCCCTGGCCCCGAGCGCCTCGGTGTCCGCCGACCGGGCGATCAGCATCGACGCGCCACGGCCGACCGTGTTCGGCTGGCTCTGCCAACTGCGCGTCGCGCCCTACAGTTACGACCTGCTCGACAACTTCGGCCGGCGCAGCCCGCGCACCCGGAACCCCGAACTGGCCCAACTCCACACCGGCCAACGCTTCATGCAGATCTTCACGCTGCACTCGTTCGGCGACGACGAAC
Above is a window of Mycolicibacterium boenickei DNA encoding:
- a CDS encoding EspA/EspE family type VII secretion system effector, which encodes MGVGSFYYLQGNYGYGIVDHANGAKSSIPWAMAGIGTDLLSMGQLVATDGVGAMARSAARSATTAAERASAESLKSFAKGAGTPIINAGLVALTMESNLLGFGRPEDGERFARGADQFMAANASLLQSASPDDWTGDASNAYGNRNKEQQARTADMYAKDMAVQKVLAEEANQVDNTREFVSKRQTILSAAIAPALAAKLIPYGGQVISTMIEIAAVAGTVPFATQRVSLMTEHAGEHARAIRGITSGYQSIASNAEIPGGGFGPA
- a CDS encoding phosphatidylserine decarboxylase, with product MARRPDLQQSGPERLVALVRSSVPPMHSAGLPFVGASLAVAALGRKHRWLRRAGLLAAGANAAFFRHPPRVAPTRPGVVVAPADGLVCLIEDAVPPAELGLPDTPRPRISIFLSVLDAHVQRAPIGGDVVAVQHRPGRFHSAELEAASEHNERNSVVIRTPEGAEVIAVQIAGLIARRIVCNAHVGDKLDIGETYGLIRFGSRLDTYLPAGSKLLVTRGQRTLAGETVLAELP
- a CDS encoding ESX-1 secretion-associated protein, with protein sequence MTQPPLTVSDQIRSKATPQQQAATQIEMAKSAPDGASGHVFQTHGLVCSATALALRSAESARREAAGKMHLISTDLAVKLNKAATDYTNTDQHEGANLDGEMHPR
- the pssA gene encoding CDP-diacylglycerol--serine O-phosphatidyltransferase produces the protein MIKPRMRPPSLIKGRMKPPPFSVRMLPSAMTVAAICLGLSSVKMALDGRPTESMAFLAVAAILDALDGRVARMLNATSKMGEEIDSLADAVNFGVAPAFIVYGTLLSHSRIGWIVVLLYAVCIVLRLARFNALLDVDQPAYEKEYFVGMPAPAGAIGAIGLLAAKMQFGEGWWTSEWAVSIWMIGVSLLVVSRIPMRKIHTFSVPPNMVAPLLALVAIGVAASVFYGYIVIMVIIVAYVIHIPFAVRTKKWVASHPESWDDKPQQRRATRRAIRRAQPHRRSMARLGLRKPGR
- a CDS encoding AAA family ATPase encodes the protein MSQLEVDEDHALGHLRLTARLNTSALDSRRGVVRLHPEAIAALGLREWDAVSLTGSRTTAAVVGVAPGGTPTGTALLDDVTLSNAGVRETATVIVAPVTVYGARAVTVSGSKLATDSISSATLRQALLGKVMTVGDTVSLLPRDLGPGTSTSAATAALASSVGITWTSELLTVTGVDPAGPVSIQPNSVVSWGSGLEPSTSDSTGAHTISPARAEPAVSFDDLKGSHTQAGKLTEWLKLSLDEPQLLETLGAKPNLGVLVTGPAGVGKATMVRTVCAERRLVELDGPEVGALAADDRLSRVSDAVASVRDGGGVLLISDVDALLPATAADRTPEPVAALIIAELREAVATRGVAFVATSAVPIGVDPRLRAPDLCDRELALTLPDATTRKALLEVLLRGVPAAELDLGQIADRTPGFVVADLAALVREGALRAASRASADGNEPVLWQEDLTGALTVIRPLSRSAAEEVSVGSVTLDDVGDMVETKQALTEAVLWPLQHPDTFQRLGVQPPRGVLLYGPPGCGKTFLVRALASSGRLSVHAVKGAELMDKWVGSSEKAVRELFARARDSAPSLVFLDEIDALAPRRGQSFDSGVTDRVVASLLTELDGIEPMNDVVVLGATNRPDLIDPALLRPGRLEKLVFVEPPDADARREILRTAGKSIPLASDVDLDALATELDGYSAADCVALLREAALTAMRRSIDAADVTAADVTKARETVRPSLDAAQVESLREFAAGR
- a CDS encoding TetR/AcrR family transcriptional regulator → MAPPRKHETDAILDATRALVLAEGPRAASVAAIAKASGAPAGTLYHRFGNRNGVLTAAWLRALERFQSRAMAATGGDVVEAALAMGVAAVDFARSVPEDARLLLTIRPSDLLDGAPDAGFTATLAAMNAPLIERLRELARGIFGDDDARTMDAMSRAVVDLPYAMVRRHANDAELPAWMEEDLADAIRKLLAR
- a CDS encoding SRPBCC family protein: MDDKAGAPRVVAASREIAAPAEVIFEMIADPSQQPRWDGNENLAEAPTGQRVRAVGDVFVMTISQGGDRENHVVEFEEARRIAWRPSEVGKEPPGHLWRWELEPLGDNRTLVTHTYDWSQLTDEKRLVRARATTADKLQGSLDRLAAIAE